One Clostridia bacterium DNA window includes the following coding sequences:
- the cas4 gene encoding CRISPR-associated protein Cas4, with protein MKITGLMVNYYCLCQRKLWLCFHKINMENESELVNIGKVIDESTYEDEKHNFFIEDLANIDYLKNNTVYEIKKSDKMLESAIMQVKYYLYLLKERGLKNIKGKINVPLSKKSIDVFLDDEGIQEIEKCLAEIEKILNYKLPPQTLESKICKSCAYYELCFI; from the coding sequence ATGAAAATAACAGGACTTATGGTCAATTATTACTGCTTATGCCAAAGAAAATTATGGCTCTGTTTTCATAAAATTAATATGGAAAATGAAAGCGAACTTGTTAATATAGGTAAGGTAATAGATGAAAGCACGTATGAAGATGAAAAACATAATTTTTTCATTGAGGATCTCGCTAACATAGATTATCTAAAAAATAATACAGTCTATGAAATTAAAAAATCAGATAAAATGCTTGAGTCTGCGATAATGCAAGTTAAATATTATCTTTATCTTTTAAAAGAACGCGGACTAAAAAACATAAAGGGTAAAATAAATGTCCCTTTATCAAAAAAAAGCATTGATGTATTTTTAGATGATGAAGGAATACAGGAAATTGAAAAATGCTTGGCTGAAATTGAAAAAATTTTAAATTATAAGCTGCCGCCACAAACATTAGAATCAAAAATATGTAAGAGCTGCGCTTATTATGAATTATGCTTTATTTGA
- the cas3 gene encoding CRISPR-associated helicase Cas3': protein MTVYKAKPDQTLEEHIAKAEAMFEQFVNAYGKYFSFKELESIKFAIKHHDDGKKNPHFQKKINEGKYTVEGEIPHGILSCAFIDFNQLVLEFDEDYAKAILRAIYNHHNRKFPSDQEILGYINNYLVSYFDQKIHFFVESIIQGNLRNKRLKDEDYWRFAVIKGMLNKIDYAASSNDQTYSQGVELPAIDVSKNVLKKFEPNPCQQYMLNNRDENIIVIASTGSGKTEGALLWAGENKTFYTLPLKVSIDGLYTRFIKNNYISGQSLGHLHSDTIDFILDVDKDDSSYNDALLFQKRSKAYIYPLTISTIDQLFTFVFKYFGSEIITATLKYSRIVIDEIQSYSPGVLACIIYGLKIITQLGGKFCIMTATLPPYLLDEFKGLGISALEPQKYLMDKIRHNIAIIDDKEFDFEAISEQAKSQKRVLIIVNTVKRAQSVFQEVEKHFFGKIVLLHSRFLKNDRKAREDEIRNYQKLPKSCICISTQIVEASLDIDFDVLYTDMCPADSLLQRLGRCYRKREYNLSEPNVFVLNSDIYKGIYDKDIFFLSKQYLSQYTGVFSEQNKLEYIDQVYKKDNIINTEFYIKYKARLDFLEKIIPGALEEKEVKQKFRDILNVNIIPEKFRNKLTQKLEQNSMQQDSHKRREHEIIKEYSLSIPYSSFNAIQYNQKITCSKLSDTDYYYVDLKYDDKLGLLNQIDDEVSNIL from the coding sequence ATGACAGTATATAAAGCCAAACCTGACCAGACTTTAGAAGAGCATATAGCCAAGGCTGAGGCGATGTTTGAACAGTTTGTAAATGCTTATGGAAAATATTTTTCATTTAAAGAGCTAGAAAGCATAAAATTTGCCATAAAGCATCATGATGACGGAAAGAAAAATCCGCATTTTCAAAAAAAGATCAATGAAGGCAAATATACCGTAGAGGGAGAAATCCCTCACGGTATATTGAGCTGTGCTTTTATTGATTTTAACCAGCTTGTTTTGGAATTTGACGAAGATTATGCAAAAGCAATTTTAAGAGCAATATATAATCATCACAACCGAAAGTTTCCGTCAGATCAAGAAATCTTAGGCTATATTAATAACTATTTGGTAAGTTATTTTGACCAAAAAATTCATTTTTTTGTAGAGTCGATTATTCAAGGCAATTTAAGAAATAAGCGTCTAAAAGATGAGGACTATTGGCGATTTGCTGTAATCAAAGGCATGCTCAACAAAATAGATTATGCGGCATCGTCTAATGACCAAACATATTCTCAAGGCGTAGAACTGCCGGCAATAGATGTGTCTAAAAATGTTTTGAAAAAATTTGAACCCAATCCTTGTCAGCAGTATATGTTAAACAACAGAGACGAAAATATAATCGTTATTGCTTCTACAGGTTCGGGCAAAACAGAAGGCGCATTATTGTGGGCAGGGGAAAATAAGACCTTTTACACATTGCCCCTAAAAGTTTCCATAGATGGACTATATACTAGGTTTATTAAAAATAATTACATAAGCGGTCAAAGCCTTGGACACCTTCATTCGGATACAATAGACTTCATTTTGGATGTTGATAAGGACGACAGCAGTTATAATGACGCACTTTTGTTCCAAAAAAGGTCAAAAGCCTATATTTATCCATTGACTATAAGTACAATAGATCAGCTGTTTACCTTTGTTTTTAAGTATTTTGGAAGCGAAATAATTACAGCTACTCTAAAGTACAGCCGTATTGTCATTGATGAAATTCAGTCTTACAGCCCAGGTGTTTTGGCTTGTATAATATACGGGCTCAAAATTATCACGCAATTGGGCGGCAAGTTTTGCATTATGACAGCAACATTGCCTCCTTATCTTCTAGATGAATTCAAAGGACTCGGAATTTCCGCCCTGGAGCCTCAAAAATATCTTATGGACAAAATCAGGCACAACATTGCTATAATCGATGATAAGGAGTTTGATTTTGAAGCGATAAGCGAACAGGCCAAGTCTCAAAAAAGAGTTTTGATAATTGTCAATACGGTCAAAAGAGCGCAAAGCGTTTTTCAAGAAGTAGAAAAACATTTTTTTGGCAAAATAGTATTGCTGCATTCGCGTTTTCTAAAAAACGATCGCAAAGCTAGAGAAGACGAAATCAGAAACTATCAAAAATTGCCTAAATCCTGTATCTGTATAAGCACTCAAATAGTAGAAGCGAGCCTGGATATAGATTTTGATGTTTTATATACAGATATGTGCCCTGCAGATTCGCTTTTGCAAAGATTGGGAAGATGTTATAGAAAAAGAGAATATAACTTATCTGAGCCTAATGTCTTTGTCCTTAATTCTGATATATATAAAGGCATATATGACAAGGATATATTTTTTCTTAGCAAACAATATCTAAGTCAATATACAGGAGTTTTTTCTGAACAGAATAAGCTAGAGTATATAGACCAGGTCTATAAAAAAGACAATATAATCAATACTGAGTTTTATATAAAATATAAAGCCAGATTGGATTTTTTAGAAAAAATTATACCTGGGGCATTAGAAGAAAAAGAAGTAAAGCAAAAATTCAGAGATATACTCAATGTCAACATTATTCCAGAAAAATTCAGAAATAAATTAACTCAAAAACTAGAACAAAACAGCATGCAGCAAGACAGTCATAAAAGACGTGAACATGAAATTATAAAAGAATACAGCCTATCTATACCTTATTCTAGTTTTAACGCAATTCAATACAATCAAAAAATAACATGCAGCAAACTTTCAGACACCGATTATTATTATGTTGATCTTAAATATGACGATAAACTTGGCTTGCTAAATCAAATTGATGATGAGGTTAGCAACATATTATGA
- the cas5 gene encoding CRISPR-associated protein Cas5 has translation MLKCIRLKAYQTYANYKKPTAIDVGESYLLPAPSTVIGMLHNVCGFKSYHPLKISIQGIHSTLTKDLYTRYFFGTSYEPERHQYKVRNLKGGYDGITRGLGNNILLIGVNLLIHILPENDEDFDVIFSKLKNPEIYPALGRYEDLLRIDEVSIVEIEPASWAYLKYDAYIPVDMASEELTYPVHNLNKVYTLSQEDNTRVWQKIKCYQVKSDKMLSFKDGAYKEAHTDNGVFFI, from the coding sequence ATGCTTAAGTGCATCAGATTAAAGGCGTATCAGACATACGCCAATTACAAAAAACCTACAGCAATAGATGTAGGTGAGAGTTATCTGCTGCCTGCGCCCTCAACGGTTATAGGTATGCTACACAATGTATGCGGTTTCAAATCGTATCATCCGTTGAAAATAAGCATTCAAGGCATTCATAGCACATTGACCAAAGATTTATATACGCGATACTTTTTTGGGACAAGCTATGAACCCGAAAGACATCAATATAAAGTGCGCAATCTAAAAGGCGGATATGACGGTATAACAAGAGGTTTGGGCAATAATATTTTATTAATAGGAGTTAATCTTTTGATTCATATATTGCCTGAAAACGATGAAGATTTTGATGTTATATTTTCTAAGCTAAAAAATCCCGAAATATATCCCGCTCTTGGAAGATATGAGGATTTGTTACGCATAGACGAAGTGAGCATTGTAGAAATTGAACCTGCTTCATGGGCGTATCTAAAATATGATGCTTATATTCCTGTAGATATGGCAAGCGAAGAACTCACATATCCCGTTCATAACCTTAACAAAGTTTATACGCTTAGCCAAGAAGATAACACTCGTGTATGGCAAAAAATAAAATGCTACCAAGTCAAAAGTGATAAGATGTTAAGCTTCAAGGACGGCGCATATAAAGAAGCGCATACGGATAATGGAGTGTTTTTCATATGA
- the cas7i gene encoding type I-B CRISPR-associated protein Cas7/Cst2/DevR: MKKNGLTLTVVFEAQSANYGESIGNIASLKQLSRGDGKSYTYISRQALRYSIVQQLNWDKTPVKAEGSGDKAVVQFAPEATITQYPEIDLFGYMKTSKGKPGGATTRNAVARLSHAISLESYKSDMDFLNNMGLSKRLAGVDNSLAQSENHKSFYAYTLTIDLDRVGIEKDSEGKVIEEIPATEKASRVCDLLDVIKLLYRDIRGRRENLNPVFVIGGVYERKNPYFEDRIKLNKNNLDIDRLKDAINIDEDAVKNTKIAYVQGSFNNSEEIVKNLNPVSVNEFFEDLKAKVKDYYA; encoded by the coding sequence ATGAAAAAAAATGGATTGACTTTGACGGTTGTATTTGAAGCACAAAGCGCTAATTATGGCGAAAGCATAGGAAATATAGCTTCTCTAAAACAGCTGTCGCGCGGGGACGGAAAAAGCTATACTTATATTTCCAGACAGGCACTAAGATACAGCATTGTGCAACAGCTTAATTGGGATAAAACGCCGGTAAAAGCAGAAGGCAGCGGAGATAAGGCCGTAGTTCAATTCGCGCCTGAAGCAACTATCACTCAGTATCCCGAAATCGATCTTTTTGGATACATGAAAACCAGCAAGGGTAAACCAGGCGGCGCGACTACCCGCAATGCAGTGGCAAGACTTTCTCATGCTATATCTTTGGAAAGCTACAAATCAGATATGGATTTTCTCAACAATATGGGGCTTAGCAAGCGTCTTGCTGGTGTAGATAACAGTCTTGCTCAAAGTGAAAATCATAAGTCTTTTTATGCGTATACATTGACAATTGATTTGGACAGAGTGGGCATAGAAAAAGATTCCGAAGGCAAAGTAATCGAAGAAATTCCTGCCACAGAAAAGGCGAGCAGAGTTTGCGACCTATTGGATGTAATCAAACTTTTGTATAGAGATATACGCGGACGCAGAGAAAATCTCAATCCTGTTTTTGTTATTGGCGGCGTTTATGAACGCAAAAATCCTTATTTTGAAGACCGCATTAAGCTAAATAAAAACAATTTGGACATTGACAGACTAAAAGACGCTATTAATATTGATGAGGATGCTGTCAAAAACACTAAGATCGCATACGTTCAAGGCAGCTTTAATAACTCAGAAGAGATCGTAAAAAACCTCAATCCTGTCAGTGTTAACGAATTCTTTGAGGATTTAAAAGCAAAGGTAAAGGATTATTATGCTTAA
- the cas8a1 gene encoding type I-B CRISPR-associated protein Cas8b1/Cst1, with amino-acid sequence MTLKITTDNTVYNAGIIGFLDVLEECNISYIIHGPVLSIESDDLIKADLGQAFIDLCIKKFYKSTGIFNAINQAQKLLDSKSYDEKEFIKSVKEIAKRFLQASIKTGIETLLKSGFETDILEIAEQLNKEEQAESAQALLRRLLAEFEKNEVKKMIYIKSIIYTKVRQIWDGISFLNKNEAKVHPKESFDRVFVQPLKKMMDNLDKKAKKSCAICGIEYNDLTSFSYLNDIGIDVNRKKSAFWNFKHDLSICPLCNFIYACTVLGFNQIGQDMVFINSGTDIKQLQEVNIKNRDNEREGNYRYKIISQLILEESEQKAQEFGQYHSLEVLVRHSLNSDKSIYLIDIIDRNTLDTIIKCRNEINLLTKSYARYFGEPLQYAVLGKLLDRQDLYEIINYLLKESNGDYSYVFEANVVLNIQINTEVEQKMKQLRFLSNAALEEGAELRRYFYDGKNNENKLNANCIKLQNALRNEDTELFFDILFKLYSGTKVTPSSIFLEALTDNFNPIATGFILGLMGAKDKNSNKKENELKDVREE; translated from the coding sequence ATGACGCTTAAGATTACTACCGACAACACAGTCTATAATGCAGGCATAATTGGTTTTTTGGATGTTTTGGAAGAATGTAATATTTCTTACATTATCCATGGACCTGTATTGTCAATAGAGAGCGATGATTTAATAAAAGCGGATTTGGGACAAGCATTTATTGATTTGTGCATCAAAAAGTTTTATAAATCCACAGGTATTTTTAATGCCATAAACCAAGCTCAAAAGCTGCTGGATTCTAAAAGTTATGATGAGAAAGAGTTTATAAAAAGTGTTAAAGAAATAGCCAAAAGGTTTTTGCAGGCAAGTATAAAAACAGGAATAGAGACTTTGTTAAAAAGCGGCTTTGAAACTGATATTTTGGAGATTGCGGAGCAGTTAAATAAGGAAGAACAAGCCGAGAGCGCACAAGCGTTGTTAAGGCGTCTTTTAGCTGAGTTTGAAAAAAATGAAGTTAAAAAAATGATATACATAAAGAGCATTATATACACCAAAGTTCGTCAGATATGGGATGGAATATCATTTTTGAACAAAAACGAGGCTAAAGTGCATCCTAAAGAGAGCTTTGACAGGGTGTTTGTGCAGCCTCTTAAGAAAATGATGGATAATCTGGACAAAAAAGCTAAAAAGAGCTGTGCAATATGCGGTATAGAATATAACGACCTTACATCATTTTCTTATCTCAACGATATTGGAATTGATGTCAATCGAAAGAAATCAGCCTTTTGGAATTTTAAACATGATTTGAGCATTTGTCCTTTGTGTAATTTTATTTATGCATGTACTGTTTTGGGATTTAATCAGATAGGACAGGATATGGTCTTTATAAATAGCGGTACTGATATAAAGCAACTGCAAGAAGTCAATATCAAAAACCGTGATAATGAAAGGGAAGGCAATTACCGTTATAAAATTATTTCTCAATTAATTCTTGAAGAAAGCGAGCAAAAGGCGCAAGAATTCGGACAATATCATTCTTTGGAAGTTTTGGTAAGACATAGCCTAAACAGCGATAAGAGCATTTATCTTATTGATATCATTGATAGAAACACTTTGGATACTATCATAAAATGCAGAAATGAAATCAATTTGCTTACCAAAAGTTATGCCCGTTATTTTGGAGAGCCTTTGCAATACGCCGTACTTGGCAAACTGCTGGACAGACAAGACTTATATGAAATCATCAATTATTTGTTAAAAGAGTCCAATGGAGATTATAGCTATGTCTTTGAAGCTAATGTAGTTTTGAATATTCAAATAAATACGGAGGTAGAACAAAAAATGAAACAGTTAAGGTTTTTGAGCAATGCTGCCTTAGAAGAAGGCGCTGAGTTGCGCAGATATTTTTATGACGGCAAAAACAATGAAAACAAACTCAATGCTAATTGCATCAAGTTGCAAAATGCTTTGCGCAATGAGGATACTGAGTTGTTCTTTGATATATTGTTTAAGCTTTATTCAGGAACGAAAGTAACTCCATCTTCTATATTTTTGGAAGCCTTGACAGACAACTTTAACCCGATAGCCACAGGCTTTATATTGGGCTTGATGGGAGCAAAAGATAAAAACAGCAATAAAAAAGAAAATGAATTAAAAGACGTAAGGGAGGAATAA